A window of Bradyrhizobium sp. AZCC 1610 contains these coding sequences:
- a CDS encoding TOMM precursor leader peptide-binding protein, whose translation MTANRKSRVARQTRKDILRFAPNFTAYVLPPDVVCLYSEDRKFFLHGDLYCAVAAAIGKNGKSAPEIVRQLSKSYPTDKIEEAIKRLFDRRYVVTGTSHAFDGAVAGYWASLGLPPEVAEQNLRNCPVQVESIDVKGARELSAALSKLGVQIAKRSPRLIITLVNDYLDRRLAEMNRERVADKTPWLLVQPSGVFPLVGPVFKPGDSACWNCLFDRMIRNREIKGFLDRGPAQAVAVSPLVQDSVGQIAVHFAAVEITKAIASGFRTDLRDHIASLDLTGAVIAKHFVARRPQCLTCGSKKLQSPRRAAASIEIAEGSKLIMTSGGYRTVTSRATVARFHKHVSPLTGVVTRLERIEVDLPMNTNFFAYHNFSGPAQSVDQLRSGLSGGSFGKGSTAEQGEASALMEAIERYSGIFQGDEIRTARRFTDFAPGDALHPNDVQLFSETQFQNRHAEQPDDSHPVPEPLDPSMRTEWSPVWSLRDKRFKYLPTGLLYFFYGGFHTDSNGCAAGNTREEAIVQGFLELIERDAYAIWWYNRLQRAEVDLKQFGDSYVRDLQAQFADAGRRLWVLDVTSDLGIPSYVAIMHWMQNGHENIEFGSGAHFDRRIALLRSLTELTQFMSIGMMGGASGEKPTLDGVKPLRLEDYPFLVPSDNPIVPPAPDLKVHDNTRDQVNACVEIATQAGYDFLVLDQTRPDVEVPVVRVLVPGLRHFYRRFAPGRLYDVPVRLGLLDHPRPESELTPFLPHT comes from the coding sequence ATGACAGCCAATCGCAAGAGCCGCGTTGCGAGGCAGACCCGCAAGGACATCTTGCGATTTGCGCCGAACTTCACCGCCTACGTACTTCCTCCCGATGTGGTCTGCCTCTATTCCGAGGATCGCAAGTTCTTCCTGCATGGCGATCTGTATTGTGCGGTGGCCGCGGCGATCGGAAAAAATGGAAAGTCTGCGCCAGAGATCGTTCGCCAGCTTTCGAAGAGCTATCCGACCGACAAGATAGAGGAAGCGATCAAGCGGCTGTTCGACCGCCGATACGTCGTTACAGGAACATCGCACGCATTCGATGGCGCCGTCGCTGGATATTGGGCGAGCCTCGGCCTGCCTCCCGAGGTCGCGGAGCAGAATCTCCGCAATTGCCCCGTGCAGGTGGAGTCGATCGATGTCAAAGGCGCCAGGGAACTGAGCGCGGCTTTGAGCAAACTCGGCGTTCAAATCGCCAAGCGGTCGCCAAGGCTCATCATCACGCTGGTGAACGACTATCTGGACCGGCGGCTGGCCGAGATGAACCGGGAACGCGTGGCCGACAAGACGCCCTGGCTACTGGTGCAGCCGTCTGGCGTGTTTCCACTGGTGGGGCCCGTGTTCAAACCGGGCGACAGCGCCTGCTGGAATTGTCTGTTCGATCGCATGATCCGCAACCGCGAGATCAAGGGGTTCCTCGACCGCGGGCCGGCGCAGGCGGTCGCCGTATCGCCCCTGGTCCAAGACTCCGTTGGACAGATCGCGGTCCACTTCGCTGCCGTCGAAATCACGAAAGCGATTGCTTCAGGCTTTCGCACCGATCTGCGCGATCATATTGCGAGCCTCGATCTGACTGGTGCGGTCATCGCCAAGCACTTTGTCGCGCGGCGCCCGCAATGTCTCACCTGCGGCAGCAAGAAACTGCAGAGTCCACGCCGGGCGGCGGCGTCAATCGAGATCGCCGAAGGCAGCAAGCTCATCATGACCAGCGGTGGATATCGCACGGTGACGTCTCGGGCCACCGTGGCCCGCTTCCACAAGCATGTAAGCCCGCTGACCGGAGTGGTTACGCGGCTCGAGCGGATCGAGGTCGATCTGCCAATGAACACCAATTTTTTTGCCTATCACAATTTCTCTGGGCCAGCCCAAAGCGTCGATCAGCTCAGGTCCGGACTGAGCGGCGGCAGCTTCGGCAAGGGCTCCACGGCTGAGCAGGGCGAGGCCAGCGCGCTGATGGAGGCGATCGAGCGCTATTCGGGAATTTTCCAGGGTGACGAGATCAGGACGGCGCGCCGCTTTACCGATTTCGCTCCCGGCGACGCCCTTCACCCCAATGACGTCCAGCTTTTCAGCGAAACGCAGTTTCAAAACAGGCATGCCGAGCAGCCGGACGATTCACATCCGGTTCCTGAGCCGCTCGATCCTTCGATGAGGACCGAGTGGTCGCCGGTCTGGTCGTTGCGCGACAAGCGTTTCAAATATCTTCCGACCGGTCTGCTCTACTTCTTCTATGGCGGCTTCCATACGGACTCAAACGGTTGCGCGGCCGGCAACACTCGCGAGGAAGCCATCGTTCAGGGCTTCCTCGAACTGATCGAGCGCGATGCCTACGCCATCTGGTGGTACAACCGGCTGCAGCGTGCCGAGGTTGACCTTAAGCAATTCGGCGATTCGTATGTCCGGGATCTGCAAGCCCAGTTTGCTGATGCCGGGCGCCGGCTGTGGGTGCTCGACGTCACCAGCGATCTCGGCATTCCCTCTTACGTGGCGATCATGCACTGGATGCAGAACGGCCACGAGAATATCGAGTTCGGTTCCGGCGCGCATTTCGATCGCCGCATAGCCCTGCTGCGTTCGCTCACCGAGCTGACCCAGTTCATGTCGATTGGCATGATGGGCGGCGCCAGCGGTGAGAAGCCGACGCTTGACGGTGTCAAGCCGCTGCGACTGGAAGATTATCCATTCCTGGTCCCGAGCGACAATCCGATCGTTCCGCCGGCTCCCGACCTAAAGGTTCACGACAATACGCGCGATCAGGTGAATGCCTGTGTCGAGATCGCGACCCAGGCAGGTTACGATTTCCTCGTGCTCGACCAGACGCGGCCCGACGTTGAGGTCCCTGTCGTTCGCGTGCTTGTTCCGGGCCTGCGGCACTTCTATCGCCGCTTCGCACCGGGCCGGCTTTACGATGTTCCGGTGAGGCTTGGATTATTGGATCACCCGCGGCCGGAAAGCGAACTCACTCCCTTCCTGCCGCACACGTGA
- a CDS encoding VOC family protein, translated as MVNQLGRFAWYELLTTDVAAASAFYGKVVGWGAKDASTPELAYTVLTAGEVPLGGLMDLPEEGRRLGATPRWVGYVAVDDMDATATQIRRRGGAVLLPPTDSNIGRVSVVADPQKATFALVSGLTYGQRQPGGLDELGRVGWHELLAEDRNKVFDFYGELFGWQKAYGETDPADLYQSFSAAGQTIGGMLTKLPNVPQPCWLYYFNVDDIGAAAKRVNAGGGRILQGPIELPDGCWIARCADPQGALFALQGVRGQRDTEQPSASEVAWSAKWGGIASQGRMVLPKPKR; from the coding sequence GTGGTCAATCAACTCGGACGCTTCGCCTGGTATGAGCTCCTGACCACGGACGTCGCGGCAGCAAGCGCCTTTTATGGCAAAGTCGTCGGCTGGGGTGCGAAGGATGCGTCGACTCCGGAACTGGCCTACACGGTGCTTACTGCTGGCGAAGTTCCGCTGGGTGGGCTTATGGATCTCCCGGAAGAGGGGCGGCGATTGGGGGCAACTCCGAGATGGGTCGGCTACGTCGCTGTCGATGACATGGATGCGACGGCCACACAGATCAGGCGTCGTGGAGGCGCTGTCTTGCTGCCGCCAACGGACAGCAATATCGGCCGGGTTTCAGTGGTCGCCGATCCGCAAAAGGCGACTTTTGCGCTTGTCAGCGGACTGACGTATGGCCAACGGCAACCCGGCGGGCTGGACGAGCTGGGCCGCGTGGGCTGGCACGAGTTGCTGGCTGAAGACCGGAACAAGGTCTTTGATTTTTACGGCGAGCTTTTTGGCTGGCAGAAGGCCTACGGTGAAACCGATCCGGCAGACCTGTATCAATCGTTTTCGGCGGCCGGGCAGACGATCGGTGGCATGCTCACCAAGCTTCCGAACGTGCCGCAGCCGTGTTGGCTATATTACTTCAATGTCGACGACATCGGCGCGGCAGCCAAGCGCGTCAATGCTGGTGGAGGCCGCATCCTCCAGGGGCCAATCGAATTGCCAGACGGTTGCTGGATCGCGCGATGTGCCGATCCCCAAGGCGCCCTGTTTGCGCTGCAGGGTGTTCGAGGTCAGAGAGACACCGAGCAACCCTCCGCCTCGGAAGTCGCTTGGTCCGCCAAGTGGGGTGGCATTGCTTCACAGGGCAGGATGGTGCTGCCAAAGCCGAAGCGTTAA
- a CDS encoding isocitrate lyase/PEP mutase family protein, whose product MLTSADKRAAFRKLHESGCFIIPNPFDVGSAKALQHLGFKALASTSAGFAWTLAKADNRVTVDDVCTHLAAICAAVDIPVNADFEDGFAHEPDKVGANVARAVKTGVSGLSIEDFTGDNAKPLFDSALAVDRIRAARKAIDADSSGVLLTGRCEAFLRGQKDLKLVIDRLTAYAEAGADCLYAPGIATPEEISAVVKAVHPKPVNLLVGAAGPSLKAASDLGVRRISVGASLARMAWAGFMKASKEMAEQGTFTEFANGYSGGELNKMFS is encoded by the coding sequence ATGCTGACATCTGCTGACAAGCGCGCCGCGTTCAGGAAATTGCACGAGAGCGGATGCTTCATCATCCCCAATCCCTTTGATGTCGGCAGCGCGAAGGCCTTGCAGCATCTCGGCTTCAAGGCGCTGGCCTCCACCAGCGCAGGCTTTGCCTGGACTTTGGCGAAGGCCGACAACCGCGTCACGGTCGATGATGTCTGCACGCATCTCGCCGCGATCTGCGCGGCGGTCGATATCCCCGTCAATGCCGATTTCGAGGACGGCTTTGCGCACGAACCGGACAAGGTCGGCGCCAATGTCGCCCGCGCTGTGAAGACCGGCGTATCAGGCCTTTCGATCGAGGATTTTACCGGAGATAACGCAAAACCGCTGTTCGATTCGGCGCTTGCCGTCGATCGCATCAGGGCGGCGCGGAAGGCCATCGATGCCGACAGCAGCGGCGTCCTGCTTACCGGCCGTTGCGAGGCGTTCCTGCGCGGGCAGAAGGATCTGAAGCTGGTGATCGACCGGCTCACCGCCTATGCCGAAGCCGGCGCCGATTGCCTCTATGCGCCCGGCATCGCGACGCCGGAAGAGATTTCGGCTGTGGTGAAGGCGGTGCATCCAAAGCCCGTCAATCTCCTGGTCGGCGCGGCCGGCCCGTCGCTGAAGGCGGCCTCCGATCTCGGCGTGCGCCGGATCAGCGTCGGCGCCTCGCTGGCGCGGATGGCATGGGCCGGCTTCATGAAGGCATCAAAGGAGATGGCGGAGCAGGGGACGTTCACCGAATTCGCCAACGGCTATTCCGGCGGCGAACTCAACAAGATGTTCAGCTAA
- a CDS encoding NIPSNAP family protein, with product MTITVFIRYQLDPFKRALFEQYSKNWLTIIPKCGGDLIGYWMPYEGTNNIAFALISFESLAAYESYRARLRADSEGMANFNFAEENKFILVEERTFLRKVVA from the coding sequence ATGACCATCACCGTTTTCATCCGCTACCAGCTCGATCCGTTCAAGCGCGCGCTGTTCGAGCAATATTCGAAAAACTGGCTCACCATCATCCCGAAATGCGGAGGCGACCTGATCGGCTACTGGATGCCGTACGAGGGCACCAACAACATCGCCTTTGCGCTGATCTCGTTCGAGAGTCTCGCCGCCTATGAAAGCTACCGGGCGCGGCTGCGCGCCGACAGCGAAGGCATGGCCAATTTCAATTTCGCCGAGGAGAACAAGTTCATCCTCGTCGAAGAGCGGACGTTCCTGCGCAAGGTCGTGGCGTGA
- a CDS encoding ArsR/SmtB family transcription factor — MKAGPDIAMVASLVGDPARSNMLTALMTGRALTASELANQAGITPQTASSHLAKLEAGGLIEPEKQGRHRYYRLTGPDVAHVLEGLAGLAERAGHTRVRTGPKEPALRRARICYDHLAGDLGVQMLDSMRTQRLVRQTKQSIELTGEGKRFMAEALQIDTEALAHPRRPVCKACLDWSERRHHLAGTLGAAVMNRFTELNWAARDPAPGSRVVNFTRTGEKRFAALFGNGTERP; from the coding sequence ATGAAAGCAGGTCCTGACATCGCCATGGTCGCCTCATTGGTCGGCGATCCCGCGCGCTCCAACATGCTGACCGCGCTGATGACCGGCCGCGCGCTGACCGCGAGCGAACTGGCGAACCAGGCCGGCATCACGCCGCAGACCGCGAGTTCGCATCTGGCCAAGCTGGAAGCCGGCGGCCTGATCGAGCCTGAGAAACAGGGCCGTCATCGCTATTACCGCCTCACCGGCCCCGATGTCGCCCATGTGCTCGAAGGGCTTGCGGGCTTGGCCGAGCGCGCCGGCCACACCCGCGTTCGGACGGGACCGAAAGAGCCGGCGCTGCGCCGCGCGCGGATCTGCTACGATCATCTTGCCGGCGATCTCGGCGTGCAGATGCTCGACAGCATGCGCACGCAACGGCTGGTCCGGCAAACCAAACAGTCGATCGAACTCACCGGCGAGGGCAAGCGCTTCATGGCCGAGGCGCTGCAGATCGACACCGAGGCGCTGGCGCATCCGCGAAGGCCGGTCTGCAAGGCCTGCCTCGACTGGAGCGAACGGCGGCATCATCTCGCCGGCACACTCGGCGCCGCCGTCATGAATCGCTTCACCGAATTGAACTGGGCGGCGCGCGATCCCGCGCCGGGCAGCCGCGTCGTCAATTTCACCCGGACCGGCGAAAAGCGGTTTGCCGCGCTGTTCGGAAACGGCACGGAACGACCCTGA
- a CDS encoding alpha/beta fold hydrolase — protein MICFSIIVGGLSSCALAAEPAAREPSVREPYGIALEGFAYPYPVRLLPLVNDGEQVRMAYMDVAPAQPNGRTVVLLHGRNFPSSYWAPVIQTLSNAGYRVVVPDQIGFGKSSKPQGDLHFDTLARNTIALLDHLQIAKADIVAHSLGGMLGVRIARAYPDRIAHLVLTAPIGLEDYRLYVPPTPTDKILENEDKLTADGYRKQLETNYALKLPPEQVTPFIDARFNIKGSAEYPRWLRAFVSSAQMIYREPVVHEIPLITQPTLFVMGADDHNAPGRANAPEALRAKMGQNAELAKALAAKMANGRAEVIPNTGHLVFLEAPAKYDELVLGFLAAP, from the coding sequence ATGATCTGCTTTTCGATTATCGTGGGCGGCCTCTCCTCCTGCGCGCTGGCAGCTGAACCGGCGGCGCGCGAACCCTCTGTGCGCGAACCGTATGGCATCGCGCTCGAAGGTTTTGCGTATCCCTACCCCGTCCGTCTGCTGCCGCTGGTGAATGACGGTGAGCAGGTGCGGATGGCCTATATGGACGTAGCTCCTGCGCAGCCGAACGGGCGCACCGTGGTGCTGCTGCACGGCCGCAATTTTCCATCGAGCTACTGGGCGCCGGTCATCCAGACGCTAAGCAATGCCGGCTATCGCGTGGTGGTGCCGGACCAGATCGGCTTCGGCAAATCCTCCAAGCCGCAAGGCGACCTGCATTTCGACACGCTGGCGCGCAACACGATCGCACTGCTCGATCATCTGCAAATCGCAAAGGCCGACATCGTGGCGCATTCGCTCGGCGGCATGCTCGGGGTGCGGATCGCGCGCGCCTATCCCGACCGGATCGCGCATCTGGTGCTGACCGCCCCGATTGGCCTGGAGGATTATCGGCTCTACGTGCCGCCGACGCCGACCGATAAGATTCTGGAGAATGAGGACAAGCTCACCGCCGACGGCTATCGCAAGCAGTTAGAGACCAATTACGCGCTGAAGCTGCCGCCCGAACAGGTCACGCCGTTCATCGATGCGCGTTTCAACATCAAGGGCAGCGCCGAATATCCGCGCTGGCTGCGCGCCTTCGTCAGCTCGGCGCAGATGATCTACCGCGAGCCTGTGGTGCACGAGATCCCGCTGATCACGCAGCCGACGCTGTTCGTGATGGGCGCCGACGATCACAACGCGCCGGGAAGAGCCAATGCGCCGGAGGCGCTGCGCGCAAAGATGGGACAGAATGCCGAGCTGGCCAAGGCGCTCGCCGCAAAGATGGCGAACGGCCGGGCCGAGGTGATCCCCAACACCGGGCATCTGGTCTTCCTGGAAGCGCCGGCCAAATATGATGAACTGGTGCTCGGATTCCTCGCCGCGCCGTAG
- a CDS encoding GCG_CRPN prefix-to-repeats domain-containing protein, translating to MKYLFAAILALGTVASFSAAEAAGGCGPGWHRGPYGGCQPNRRAVVVRPAAPVVVVRRPAPVVVVRPGRGCPYGTVWRYGRCRAY from the coding sequence ATGAAGTACCTCTTCGCAGCAATTTTGGCTCTGGGCACCGTTGCCAGCTTCAGCGCGGCGGAAGCCGCGGGCGGATGCGGCCCCGGCTGGCATCGCGGTCCCTATGGCGGCTGCCAGCCCAATCGCCGGGCCGTTGTGGTCCGTCCTGCAGCCCCGGTCGTCGTGGTGCGGCGTCCGGCTCCGGTCGTCGTGGTACGGCCCGGCCGCGGGTGTCCTTACGGCACCGTGTGGCGCTACGGACGCTGCCGCGCTTACTGA
- a CDS encoding twin-arginine translocation signal domain-containing protein yields the protein MERRHFLKLAFGFAAGGIALAASAQAAPLMPAPLDDKLPTNPDAQPAVTSGDEVDRLTPEEVRWGRGRGRHRGWGRRHWGWRRRRWRRRHWGWHRRRRWRRRYWRRRRYYW from the coding sequence ATGGAACGCCGCCACTTTCTAAAACTCGCCTTTGGATTTGCCGCGGGCGGCATCGCGCTTGCAGCAAGCGCGCAGGCCGCGCCGCTGATGCCGGCGCCGCTCGACGACAAGCTGCCCACCAATCCTGATGCCCAACCTGCCGTCACGTCAGGTGATGAGGTCGATCGCCTCACGCCCGAAGAAGTGCGTTGGGGCCGCGGCCGTGGCCGTCATCGCGGCTGGGGCCGAAGGCACTGGGGCTGGCGCCGCCGCCGTTGGCGTCGCAGGCATTGGGGCTGGCATCGCCGCCGCCGCTGGCGCCGCCGCTACTGGCGTCGTCGTCGTTACTACTGGTAA
- a CDS encoding glycerophosphodiester phosphodiesterase family protein, giving the protein MPARHRSALPAALCLLAATASALADEIMLPREPQIGPRPFYLVDKMKDGPLKQQLSQCTGPFRKTDFSIGHRGAALEFPEHTKESYVAAARMGAGIIECDVTFTKDRELVCRHSQCDLHTTTNILTVPELAAKCSQAFSPADPATGKKASAKCCTSDITLAEFRTLTAKMDGFNADAKTPEEYQNGTPRWRTDLYANSGTLMTHDESIALIKSLGAKFTPELKAAEVAMPFDGDYTQEKYASQMLDAYKKAGIPPGDVFAQSFNLADVLYWVKTEPAFGAQAVYLEDRYEKKGLDPAKPDTWKPSMAELKTQGVAILGPPIWTMLTLNDKREIVPSEYAKAAKAAGLDLIGWSLERDGPLHKGGGFYHRSVKAAIDRDGDTLTVLDVLARQVGVRGMFSDWPATTTFYASCTGMK; this is encoded by the coding sequence ATGCCTGCCCGCCATCGCTCCGCCCTTCCCGCAGCCCTCTGCCTGTTGGCGGCTACCGCTTCCGCCCTTGCCGACGAGATCATGCTGCCGCGCGAGCCGCAGATCGGGCCGCGGCCGTTTTATCTGGTCGACAAGATGAAGGACGGGCCGCTGAAGCAACAGCTCAGCCAATGCACCGGGCCGTTCCGAAAGACCGACTTTTCCATCGGCCACCGCGGCGCGGCGCTGGAATTCCCCGAGCACACAAAAGAGTCTTATGTAGCGGCTGCCCGGATGGGCGCCGGCATCATCGAATGCGATGTGACCTTTACCAAAGACCGCGAACTGGTCTGCCGGCATTCGCAATGCGACCTGCACACCACGACCAACATTTTGACGGTGCCGGAGCTTGCTGCAAAATGCTCGCAAGCCTTCAGCCCAGCCGATCCGGCAACCGGCAAGAAGGCGTCGGCAAAATGCTGCACCAGCGACATCACGCTCGCCGAATTCCGCACGTTGACCGCGAAGATGGACGGCTTCAACGCCGATGCGAAGACGCCGGAAGAATACCAGAACGGCACGCCGCGCTGGCGCACTGATCTTTACGCCAATTCCGGCACGCTGATGACGCATGACGAGAGCATCGCGCTGATCAAAAGCTTAGGGGCCAAGTTCACGCCGGAATTGAAGGCGGCCGAAGTGGCGATGCCGTTCGACGGCGACTACACGCAGGAGAAATACGCGAGCCAGATGCTGGACGCCTACAAGAAGGCCGGCATTCCCCCGGGCGACGTATTTGCGCAGAGTTTCAATCTCGCCGACGTGCTCTATTGGGTGAAGACCGAGCCGGCGTTCGGGGCGCAGGCGGTGTATCTCGAGGACCGCTACGAGAAGAAGGGTCTCGATCCCGCCAAGCCCGACACCTGGAAGCCCTCGATGGCAGAGTTGAAAACGCAAGGCGTCGCGATCCTCGGCCCGCCGATCTGGACCATGCTGACGCTGAACGACAAGCGCGAGATTGTCCCGTCCGAATACGCCAAGGCGGCGAAGGCTGCCGGCCTCGATCTGATCGGCTGGTCGCTGGAGCGCGACGGCCCGCTGCACAAGGGTGGCGGCTTCTATCACCGTTCGGTCAAGGCGGCGATCGACCGCGATGGCGATACGCTGACGGTGCTGGACGTGCTCGCCAGGCAAGTCGGCGTGCGCGGCATGTTCTCGGACTGGCCGGCGACGACGACGTTCTATGCGAGTTGCACGGGGATGAAGTGA
- a CDS encoding Bug family tripartite tricarboxylate transporter substrate binding protein: MPVRISRRHLIAAGTAAAAMPFLLRSASAQAAWPSRNIRMVCSYPAGGQTDLLARAFGDFISRQVGQNVVIENKAGASGSIGAAEVARAAPDGHTILCSISTTYVMNRVMMKNPGYDMDRDLTLVSIIPGAGLLLVASLASGVKTLDDFVAFARKKGQVNFGTYSAGSAPHMTINELNKQYGLKIEPIHYRGEAPMWTGIMDGTLDVAMGSYTAAQPVLQGNHGVVFAVHSKKVAAIPNVKTLPEQGATSKFFTISGFTGWAVPKAVSQPIVDRLSELCVAANNDPKVKEVLSTFVLEPALGFKESNALYQRELPTWIESAQALGLEPV; the protein is encoded by the coding sequence ATGCCAGTGAGAATCAGCCGCCGTCACTTGATTGCCGCCGGCACGGCAGCCGCCGCGATGCCTTTCCTGTTGCGCAGTGCCTCGGCGCAAGCCGCGTGGCCGTCGCGGAATATCCGTATGGTCTGCAGCTACCCGGCGGGCGGGCAGACCGACCTGTTGGCGCGCGCCTTCGGCGATTTCATCTCCAGGCAGGTCGGGCAGAACGTCGTCATCGAAAACAAGGCGGGCGCCTCCGGGTCGATCGGCGCGGCGGAAGTCGCGCGCGCGGCGCCGGACGGCCATACGATCCTGTGCTCGATTTCGACCACCTATGTGATGAACAGGGTCATGATGAAGAACCCCGGCTACGACATGGACAGAGACCTGACGCTCGTCAGTATCATCCCGGGCGCCGGGCTGCTGCTGGTCGCGAGCCTGGCGTCCGGCGTCAAGACGCTGGACGACTTCGTCGCGTTCGCGCGCAAGAAGGGCCAGGTGAACTTCGGCACCTACAGCGCAGGCTCGGCCCCGCACATGACCATCAACGAACTCAACAAGCAGTATGGTCTCAAGATCGAGCCGATCCACTACCGGGGCGAGGCTCCGATGTGGACGGGGATAATGGACGGCACGCTCGACGTCGCGATGGGCAGCTACACGGCCGCGCAACCCGTCCTGCAAGGCAACCACGGCGTGGTGTTCGCGGTGCACTCGAAGAAGGTCGCCGCGATTCCGAACGTCAAGACGCTGCCTGAACAGGGCGCCACATCGAAGTTCTTTACCATCAGCGGCTTCACGGGCTGGGCTGTGCCAAAGGCTGTGTCGCAGCCGATCGTCGACCGGCTGTCGGAACTCTGCGTGGCCGCCAACAACGATCCGAAAGTGAAGGAAGTTCTTAGCACGTTCGTGCTGGAGCCGGCGCTCGGTTTCAAGGAAAGCAATGCGCTGTATCAGCGCGAATTGCCAACCTGGATCGAGAGCGCGCAGGCGCTGGGCCTGGAGCCGGTCTAG
- a CDS encoding ThuA domain-containing protein yields MRRRDFIALLGGAAASRPLGAHAERPRERVLYFTYSAGYRHDVIPLSKAILTQLGSNSGAFEVTATEDTSEFSPDNLERYAAVMFYTSGELPMSEAQKTALLNFVRSGRGFLGVHSATDTFYTWPDYLDLVGGYFNGHPWHQTVTIEVVDPSDPLVAFLGNSLQVADEIYQICDFDYRRSRVLLRLDPSSVDLGKTGVHQRFYGWPLAWTRLYGKGRVFYTALGHEASVWQDARYQRILTNGILWSMRRSH; encoded by the coding sequence GTGAGACGACGTGATTTCATCGCGCTCCTCGGCGGCGCGGCGGCCAGCCGACCACTCGGCGCGCATGCGGAGCGCCCGCGCGAGCGCGTCCTCTATTTCACGTACTCGGCCGGCTACCGGCATGATGTCATACCGCTTTCCAAGGCAATCCTGACCCAGCTTGGAAGCAACTCGGGTGCCTTTGAAGTCACGGCAACGGAAGATACGTCTGAATTCTCTCCCGATAACCTCGAGCGCTACGCCGCAGTGATGTTCTACACGTCAGGAGAACTTCCGATGAGCGAAGCGCAAAAGACAGCTCTTCTCAACTTCGTGCGCTCGGGCCGCGGGTTCCTCGGCGTTCATTCGGCGACGGACACATTTTACACTTGGCCGGACTATCTCGACCTCGTCGGCGGCTACTTTAATGGTCATCCCTGGCATCAGACCGTGACAATCGAGGTGGTCGATCCCAGCGATCCTCTGGTGGCTTTTCTCGGGAATTCGTTGCAAGTCGCGGACGAGATCTACCAGATATGCGACTTCGACTATCGTCGATCACGCGTGCTCCTGCGCCTCGACCCAAGCTCAGTGGACCTTGGCAAGACAGGCGTGCATCAACGATTCTATGGCTGGCCTCTCGCATGGACAAGATTGTACGGCAAGGGACGCGTATTCTATACGGCACTAGGCCACGAGGCGTCAGTTTGGCAGGACGCCCGTTACCAGCGAATCCTCACCAACGGGATCCTCTGGTCGATGCGAAGGTCGCACTAG
- a CDS encoding GNAT family N-acetyltransferase, whose product MAAAPEVKSAGPDIRANAISTIVLGFAADPMARWAWPDPSVYLGTMPRFVNALGGRAFEHGTAYITEGARAVALWLPPGVEPDEAEMGAIMEQTKRPEIAEDIGAVMKGMAEHHPLEPHWYLPFIAADPTWFGQGLGTLLMKHALRRCDEEGIAAYLESSNPRNISLYERHGFKITGRIQSGSSPVLTPMLRPAS is encoded by the coding sequence ATGGCGGCGGCGCCGGAAGTCAAATCCGCGGGCCCGGACATCCGGGCAAACGCCATCAGCACCATCGTGCTCGGCTTTGCGGCCGACCCGATGGCACGTTGGGCTTGGCCCGATCCGTCCGTGTACCTTGGAACAATGCCTCGGTTCGTCAATGCTTTGGGCGGCCGGGCTTTCGAGCATGGCACAGCCTACATCACGGAAGGGGCTCGCGCCGTTGCCCTGTGGCTGCCGCCAGGCGTCGAGCCAGACGAAGCAGAAATGGGCGCAATCATGGAGCAGACCAAGCGCCCGGAGATCGCCGAAGATATCGGGGCCGTCATGAAAGGAATGGCCGAACATCATCCGCTTGAGCCGCATTGGTATCTGCCTTTTATCGCCGCCGATCCGACCTGGTTCGGGCAAGGGCTCGGCACGTTGCTAATGAAACACGCCCTTCGACGATGCGACGAGGAGGGTATCGCGGCCTACCTCGAAAGCTCGAACCCGCGTAACATTTCGCTCTATGAACGTCATGGCTTCAAGATCACCGGCAGAATCCAAAGTGGCTCTTCTCCAGTGCTGACGCCGATGCTGCGGCCCGCATCCTGA